One stretch of Dyella jiangningensis DNA includes these proteins:
- a CDS encoding response regulator yields MFNTLSSDPSRARRAPETVRALVADDDATSRLFLVEALRSLGLDAQACHDGAAAIALAHDEAFDLLLLDCRMPGAGAEEVLAALRQDPQARSSDCTAVATSAEMDTTERERLLSAEFSEVLQKPCNVADLRRILTLVQAGTTSQPLLDDSQAIATMGDAEVVKAMRTLLRAELVGLYQDMDVLRDDPGSLAERLHRLRSSCGFCGASALATQAMLLQRHLKLGHTGSLAPLSRFRKALMATIEALGTEVA; encoded by the coding sequence ATGTTCAACACGCTTTCCAGCGATCCTTCGCGCGCGCGTCGTGCCCCGGAAACCGTCCGCGCCCTGGTGGCCGACGACGATGCCACCAGTCGCCTTTTCCTGGTCGAGGCCCTGCGCAGCCTTGGCCTGGATGCCCAGGCCTGTCACGACGGCGCCGCCGCCATCGCACTGGCGCACGACGAAGCGTTCGACCTGCTTCTGTTGGATTGCCGCATGCCCGGCGCCGGTGCCGAGGAAGTGCTTGCCGCGCTGCGGCAGGATCCCCAGGCGCGCTCCAGTGATTGCACGGCCGTGGCGACCAGCGCCGAGATGGACACCACCGAGCGCGAGCGCCTGCTTTCGGCCGAATTCAGCGAAGTGCTGCAGAAACCCTGCAACGTCGCCGACCTCAGGCGCATCCTGACCCTGGTGCAGGCGGGCACGACCAGCCAGCCTTTGCTGGATGACTCCCAGGCCATCGCCACCATGGGCGACGCCGAAGTGGTGAAAGCCATGCGCACCTTGCTGCGCGCCGAGCTGGTCGGCCTCTACCAGGACATGGACGTGCTTCGCGACGACCCGGGCTCGCTGGCCGAACGGCTGCATCGACTGCGTTCGTCCTGCGGCTTCTGCGGCGCCTCGGCGCTTGCCACCCAGGCCATGCTGCTGCAGCGCCACCTGAAGCTGGGCCACACCGGTTCGCTGGCTCCCCTGTCTCGCTTCCGCAAGGCCCTAATGGCGACCATCGAAGCACTCGGAACGGAAGTGGCCTGA
- the recO gene encoding DNA repair protein RecO has translation MRIEQQPSYVLHSRPYRETSLLLECLTRDHGRIGVVARGVRGEKARLQRAQLEPFQPLSLDLMARGELATLTGVEGIGAPQRLSGEAGLAGLYLNELVVRLTGRQDPHPELYEAYARTLRRLADAEPLAWTLRRFERDLLEAVGYALQLEYEAESGEPVEDAQLYRYHADMGPSPCRSGTAHALRGRDLLALAGDRMPDTAGLSALRVMMRDVIRFHLGGAELHAWHVLGAAMSRR, from the coding sequence ATGCGTATCGAGCAGCAACCCTCGTACGTTTTGCACTCGCGGCCCTATCGCGAGACATCGCTGCTGCTCGAGTGCCTGACGCGCGACCATGGGCGCATCGGCGTGGTCGCGCGCGGCGTGCGCGGCGAAAAGGCGCGACTGCAGCGCGCGCAGCTTGAACCCTTCCAGCCGTTGTCGCTCGATCTCATGGCGAGGGGCGAACTGGCCACCCTGACCGGCGTGGAAGGCATCGGCGCACCGCAGCGCCTGTCTGGCGAGGCGGGTCTGGCGGGCCTGTACCTCAACGAGTTGGTGGTCAGGCTGACCGGACGTCAGGATCCCCATCCCGAATTGTACGAAGCGTATGCCCGGACCTTGCGGCGGCTGGCGGACGCCGAACCGTTGGCGTGGACGCTGCGCCGTTTCGAGCGGGACCTGCTGGAGGCGGTGGGTTATGCGCTGCAGCTGGAATACGAGGCGGAATCGGGCGAGCCGGTAGAGGATGCGCAGCTCTATCGCTATCACGCCGACATGGGGCCTTCGCCTTGCCGATCAGGCACTGCGCATGCGCTGCGTGGGCGCGACCTGCTGGCCTTGGCCGGGGACCGCATGCCGGATACGGCAGGGTTGTCGGCGCTGCGCGTGATGATGCGCGACGTCATCCGCTTTCATCTGGGTGGCGCCGAATTGCATGCCTGGCACGTGCTCGGCGCCGCGATGTCGCGGCGCTGA
- a CDS encoding YdbL family protein — MRKLVYGLLTMLVVALVGCVTINVYFPEAAAQKAADQFIGTVIDSAPAPASKDNEPSPPAKKDGQPSAMLLDLLIPAAYAADTPNIRIQTATTEAIHGRMQERFRSTLAPLFNSGAVGFTRDGLVAVRDAAKVPLDQRAGVNAAVADENRDREALYREVANANNHPEWESQIRATFAKGWIERARAGWYYQDPSGAWKQK, encoded by the coding sequence ATGCGCAAGCTCGTCTATGGATTGCTGACCATGCTGGTGGTCGCGCTGGTGGGGTGCGTCACCATCAACGTGTATTTCCCCGAGGCAGCCGCACAGAAGGCCGCCGACCAGTTCATCGGCACGGTGATCGACAGCGCGCCGGCACCCGCTTCGAAGGACAACGAACCGTCGCCGCCCGCGAAGAAGGACGGCCAGCCGTCCGCCATGCTGCTGGACCTGCTGATCCCGGCGGCCTATGCGGCGGATACGCCCAACATCCGCATCCAGACGGCCACCACCGAGGCGATCCACGGTCGCATGCAGGAGCGCTTCCGCAGCACGCTCGCGCCGCTGTTCAACAGCGGTGCCGTCGGGTTCACCCGCGATGGCCTGGTGGCCGTGCGTGACGCCGCCAAGGTGCCGCTGGACCAGCGCGCCGGCGTGAATGCCGCGGTAGCCGACGAGAACCGCGACCGCGAGGCGCTCTATCGCGAGGTAGCCAACGCCAACAACCATCCGGAGTGGGAATCACAGATCCGCGCCACGTTCGCCAAGGGCTGGATCGAGCGGGCCCGTGCGGGCTGGTATTATCAAGACCCTTCGGGCGCCTGGAAGCAGAAGTAA